The Podospora bellae-mahoneyi strain CBS 112042 chromosome 7, whole genome shotgun sequence genomic sequence ccgccggcGCAATCCCAAACAGGCACGCCTCCGTCCCGTCACTAAAaaccggcctcctccccgaGCTCGTCACAAGGTCGAGCACAAGctcatccatccccacaTTGATCGTCGGCTCCGTAAACGTAAACGACAAAAAAGCAGTCTCATTGTCGGCAAGCGAGCAAGGAACATACGCCGCGTTAGCCTCAGGATCGTACTGCGCGTCGACAAGGTCGAAAATATCTTGCACCATCCGGTCGGGGAGGTACGTCAAGCTGCTGCCGGTATCCAACAGCACAGCCAAGGCGAGATCGCCGCCTACCTGCGCCGAGCCGAGCTCGACTTTCGTCAACGTGATCATAAACTCGGCGTACACCCCCGCCTCGGATTCCACCGGGAGGGACATCAACGGGGGAACAAACTTTTCCGTGTCGACACCGCCAAACAGAATATTCCCCGTGTCAGCGTCGAGGTCGTTCAGCCACAGGGAATAAGCGTTTGTTTGGATCAGCCCATCGGCCACCATTTGCGCGGGGAGGTTATTGTAAGGTCTCATTCCTGCCCTGCCGACTTGGACTTCGTTGATCGGGTACCCTATCCCGAGGATGCCCTGGGCGTTGTTGGACGAGTATCCTATGCCAAACTGCAACCTGTCCAGCGTGGCGTCGCCAAAAGTGACGGTGTCGGAAACGTAATCCCCCGAGGCGCCGGAGCCGTCGACGTAGGAGATGTTGAACCAGGAGCCGATGTACTCGTACGTGCTTGAGCCGTTGGCCGAGTAAGTGCCGGCGTATTTACAGGGCGCCGAGGACTGGGTGcatagggaggaggatggggtgttAACCCAGAGGTCGGACGAGCCGGTGTCGAGGTGTAGACGGAGGGATTTTGGTGGGGTGCCAATTGTGCCGTTGATGAAGTAGAGGGTTTCCTAGAAACGTGTAAGTGTTTACCAACCTGACACATTATTCGAcgccagaaaaaaaagaagaaaagaagaagaaaagaagaagaaaagaagaagaaaagaagaagaaaacaagaaaagaaaaagaaaaggaagaaaaaggaaaaaaagaaaaaggaacgTACCTGATTGTCCAAATCGACCTCCACGCTCCCTCTCTTTCTTAGCTGATCTCGATGTAATGGGTTCTTGGGCGTTCTCCTCTGAAAATCCATCCCCACAACCCTCGGTCCACTTCCATCtcttcgttgttgttgtgttggCGTCGTCGATGGCAAAGAGAGAGCGTCTATCGTCTGACCCGCAAGCAAGGCTGCAACAACCAAAAGAGGAGTGGCTGTCTTCATCCTTCCGTTGCTCTCGAAAAGAGAATGAGTGTATGGTCTCGAGTATAAAAATGTAGTCGAACAACCAACGACATAAACAAACCCAACAATCTCTTCCAAGAAACCGCTTATTGCAGTAGTTGCTATAATGGCAGCATGAGGTACAActtcaccaaaaaaaaaaccaaaaagaaaaccaaaaaaaaaaaaaaccccaaagAGTGAGTGACTATATGTAAGCCCCCCTTCGTCAAGGTCCCCTGTCTCTCCTTAGGTCCCGAGTGGTTGGTAAGGGCAGCAGGATAGCGGCCGGCGAACAGACGTTCAgaaaaagagcaaaaagcGCAAACCCGTTTGTACTCGGCAACCGCAAGGACCTAAAAAGGTAGTAAGagcaaactcctccttcccaagAACGCGACGTGCGGCAGTGTGGGTAGCTCGTGGACGTAGGCCAAGGCCCGAGCCGGCGCGACTTGTTCTTTGCGTTCTTGGTgtcgaagagggagggggccgAGTGGCAACTACCTTGCCTGCTAAGGTAGGTAAATGTGCCAAAAacagaaagaagagaaaagtttaaaataaaattGCCCGCAAGAGGGCGAGGGgtcaaggaaaaggaagggacgaagggaagagaaagaaaggaaagaaggaaGGAGCGAGACCCAAGCCCGAACTAGTGAACCATACACAActgggaaaagaagacagaaagagaagaggtTCCGGAGATGGAACCGGACTCCTTCATCAGTCACTTGTCCAATTCATCATCGATCATCCCTCCCAGAGTCCCAGAGGAGCCGGGAACTGGGGGCCCGGTTTGGCTTGAGAGAGGGGGCGGGTGAGATGCATTGCGTGCCATCTCTTTCACTCGCCTTGGCTCTCTCTTCACCGTTCAGACTGAAACGATGGGCAGAGAGGCAGGCAAAGTTGAGGATCTGGCGGACCAGGATCATGACGGATGCCACTGTCCATATCGGGGTCATTGATCTTTGGCAGCTTCTCCTTCCTTCTGTCGTTGAGGATCTGCGACATCGCGACCCAGGAAAATATTTAGCGTCGATGTTAGCATGTCTCGCTACTGAGCCCTTCAGCCCTGTGCTGATAGGCTTTCCGATATCTTCACCCGTTTGTCCCGTTGAGGAGATAATCGTCAAGAAGGGCCGACATTCCAACCATGAGGAAACAAAGGGTATTGTCAAGTGTACGCGCGGCCAGTTCCATCGCAATTCCTTGGAGATGGACCCCGGATTCCCAAGTCTGTGGAGAAGAGGTGTGGTAGAGGCCGTTTTGGGTAGCTGGGGCTATCCCGTGCCCCTcacgtcctcgtcatcatacCAGTGAGCGGCCGGATCGTCCGGATGGGCTGTTCCTGGGAAGCTTTCAACGACGTGGGGAAGCAGATGAAACGTCGACCAGATCTGATACAGCCCATCTGTGCGCAATGCGCTGCGTGGGTGTGGTTGCGTGGACATCAGGGTCATAGCTGACTGTGAAAAATATAAAAGCGCGTTCCGGCCATCTCCAGACTAGTCTCCGAGGGAACTGGGTGATTGGAAATGCTCTTCTTTGGCTCAGCGATCGAGATATAAAAAGCGCCCCTTGAGGATAGAGTTGGGGCTAATACCCATGGTGTTGTTTCTGCTGGTATTAGCGGCCGTTGTTGAATTGTCCGGGGAAGCCTGAAGATTTATTGTGGGGCATCAAATGCTGGGTAGGTAAACTTCACTCACTTACACCCCCTCTCATATCATACATAAAAGAATCTTGCgcaaccaaacccccaatTCCCAACCCCGACAGCTTGCCTCCCGTCTCACATCGGATATTTCTGTCGGCTGTCAAAATGCCATTCCTGACACGCCAATCACATCCCCCATATGTATCCCCAACCGCAGCTCCTTCCGCCCGCAAGACATCGCCAAGCAACATGAACTCGTCAGCTGCTCTCTTTCGCGGCCTGTGCGACCCAAAGAACCTCCACGTTGGAACACACGTATAGATTGGAGGAAGGAAACCCTTTTATTGTGCTGCCTAGATGCCTCGCAAAGTTGACGCTCAGCTGGGAAGAGGTAGCTACGGAGAGGTAGGTAAGCTGGTATTAATAGCAAGAGGAGAGAGCTGGTTTTGCCTTTGAGCCATTGCGGTTGTCTATCATCAATCAATTTTTGTACATGACAGACAAGATTAAAGCTATCACGATATCCCCAGCTCCAACGAACCTCAAATCCCACatctatctctctctctctctctctctctctctcccgctAAAGACTACCTGCTACAACGAGGGCGATAACAGCAAACATGGACGAAGCACACTACAGAGACCTCGATCGATGGTACtcttcccttctcctctccccaatACACACCCAACTAACCTCCATCCGTCAACAGCCCAGACTACTCCGTcagcctccccctcctataaaaaaaaaacaccccCTGATTACCCTCTAGCCCTTCTTCGGAGCCCTAGGCTGCGCCCTCTCCATAATCCTCACCGTCTTCGGCGCCTCCTACGGCACCGCCAAGTCTTCTGCCGggctcttctcctccggcgTCCTCCGCCCCGACCGCGTCATgcaaaacaccctcccctccatcatgtcCCAAATCCTTTCCATCTACGGCCTCGTAATCTCAGTCatcatatcctcctccctgacCGAGTCcgtccccctcttcacctcgtTCCTCCACCTAGCCGCCGGCCTCTCCGTCGGCCTCTGCGGTCTCGCCGCCGGCTTCTCCATCGGCATCGTCGGCGACGCAGGCATCCGGGCGTCTACCCAGCAGCCTAGGCTCTACACCGGCATGGTTCTCATCCTTATCTTTGCtgaggtgttggggttgtatGGCGTTATTGTTAGTATTCTCATGATCACTAGGAgtagggaggggagggcttgTTTGGAGTAAGAACACCATCAAGGCTTTTGAGCAGAGGGGAGAGACGGGAACGGTCGATGTTTGATAAATTGAGGGTATCAACTTTTCGCTCTCTGCTTTCTACGTCATATAAATTCCATCTTTGGTCTCATCACACCTCACTCGGGTTGTTAAAAATACGCTCACCACCCTGACATCATAACCCCCCTTTACAAAGCccactcctccaaatcctccccctccgccacaaAGGGCTCATTAATCCTCCTAACAGCATAATCACTGCACAAAATACTGTTCTCTTTCGTCAGCCAAACATCTCAGCCTCTCCGCTTCGgaaaaaaaactcaccaagCATcagcaaccaacccatccaactccctcaccaccctctccctcctctcccccttcaccacccccttcccaatcAGCCCCTGAATCTCcctgatcctcctccccttcgccgCCCCGCTCTGCTCcagcaccctcctccccaaacagTCACTGTGAAACGCGTGCTGACAcggaaaaacaaaaaactgCCTCGCTAGCAGCGGCAGCCCGCAAACATAGCACTTCTCCCCGGGCTCCACAATCGCGTACCTCCTGTCCAGCGCCGCAATGTCGACCTTGATGT encodes the following:
- a CDS encoding hypothetical protein (MEROPS:MER0000933; EggNog:ENOG503NXPH; COG:O) gives rise to the protein MKTATPLLVVAALLAGQTIDALSLPSTTPTQQQRRDGSGPRVVGMDFQRRTPKNPLHRDQLRKRGSVEVDLDNQETLYFINGTIGTPPKSLRLHLDTGSSDLWVNTPSSSLCTQSSAPCKYAGTYSANGSSTYEYIGSWFNISYVDGSGASGDYVSDTVTFGDATLDRLQFGIGYSSNNAQGILGIGYPINEVQVGRAGMRPYNNLPAQMVADGLIQTNAYSLWLNDLDADTGNILFGGVDTEKFVPPLMSLPVESEAGVYAEFMITLTKVELGSAQVGGDLALAVLLDTGSSLTYLPDRMVQDIFDLVDAQYDPEANAAYVPCSLADNETAFLSFTFTEPTINVGMDELVLDLVTSSGRRPVFSDGTEACLFGIAPAGEGTNVLGDTFLRSAYVVYDLENNEISLAATRFNSTKTRVEEIGKGEGGVPGATRVENPTKATEGLDGPNGLGGISAGNRRDLGVGVVWLVAGMVGVLLVV
- a CDS encoding hypothetical protein (COG:P; EggNog:ENOG503PBWS); this translates as MDEAHYRDLDRCPDYSPFFGALGCALSIILTVFGASYGTAKSSAGLFSSGVLRPDRVMQNTLPSIMSQILSIYGLVISVIISSSLTESVPLFTSFLHLAAGLSVGLCGLAAGFSIGIVGDAGIRASTQQPRLYTGMVLILIFAEVLGLYGVIVSILMITRSREGRACLE